One Dysosmobacter welbionis DNA segment encodes these proteins:
- a CDS encoding MarR family winged helix-turn-helix transcriptional regulator: MYTKFKLHFYQEIFSRFQDREASLTTVETFCMEAIQALGSPTVNEFATFMRISPPNAAYKVNSLIKKGYIRKVQSSDDRREYHLEITQKYIDYYNISTAYMTAVMNRITQRFTPAECAKLEEMLTIISRELMAEVEIPDALSGQSN; this comes from the coding sequence GTGTACACCAAGTTCAAGCTGCACTTTTACCAGGAGATCTTCAGCCGCTTTCAGGATCGTGAGGCCAGTCTGACGACGGTGGAGACCTTCTGCATGGAGGCCATTCAGGCTCTGGGCAGTCCCACGGTGAATGAATTTGCCACCTTCATGCGGATCTCCCCTCCCAACGCGGCATACAAGGTCAACAGCCTCATCAAGAAAGGCTACATCCGCAAGGTCCAGTCTTCCGACGACCGGCGGGAATACCATCTGGAGATCACTCAGAAGTATATCGACTACTACAACATCAGCACGGCCTACATGACCGCCGTCATGAACCGCATCACGCAGCGGTTTACCCCGGCGGAGTGCGCCAAGCTGGAGGAGATGCTCACCATCATCAGCCGGGAGCTGATGGCAGAAGTGGAGATTCCAGACGCCCTTTCGGGACAAAGCAACTAA
- a CDS encoding DUF561 domain-containing protein, with protein sequence MKKLNEILGTKYPFIQGGMANIATGEFAAACSNAGALGMIATGGWDGDRLRQEIRRAKELTDKPFGVNLMLMSPYADDIAQIILEEGVKVVTTGAGNPGKYIPAWKEKGIKVMPVVAAAVLAKRLDRYGVDAIIAEGTESGGHVGEMTTMALVPQVIDAVSVPVVAAGGIADGRQAAAAFALGACGIQVGTCLLASEECPIHPNYKQAVLKAKDSDTVVTGRSIGGPVRILKNKMAREYLALEKRGASLEELEKVTLGGLRRAVLEGDVEMGSVMSGQVAGMLHEIRPVAEIFRDLYESGIARAKATAAEWSDAE encoded by the coding sequence ATGAAAAAGCTCAATGAAATCCTGGGAACCAAGTACCCCTTTATCCAGGGCGGTATGGCCAACATCGCCACCGGCGAGTTCGCCGCCGCCTGCTCCAACGCCGGGGCCCTGGGCATGATCGCCACCGGCGGCTGGGACGGCGACCGTCTCCGCCAGGAGATCCGCCGGGCCAAGGAGCTGACGGACAAGCCCTTCGGCGTCAATCTGATGCTGATGAGCCCCTATGCCGACGACATCGCCCAGATCATTCTGGAAGAGGGCGTGAAAGTGGTCACCACCGGCGCCGGCAATCCCGGCAAGTACATTCCCGCCTGGAAGGAAAAGGGCATCAAGGTGATGCCCGTAGTGGCGGCGGCGGTTCTGGCCAAGCGGCTGGATCGCTATGGCGTGGACGCCATCATCGCCGAGGGCACGGAGTCCGGCGGCCACGTGGGCGAGATGACCACCATGGCCCTGGTGCCCCAGGTCATCGATGCGGTAAGCGTTCCCGTGGTGGCGGCCGGCGGCATCGCGGACGGCCGTCAGGCGGCTGCGGCCTTTGCCCTGGGTGCCTGCGGCATCCAGGTGGGCACCTGTTTGCTTGCCAGCGAGGAGTGCCCCATCCACCCCAATTACAAGCAGGCTGTGCTGAAGGCCAAGGACAGTGATACGGTGGTCACCGGCCGCTCCATCGGCGGCCCGGTCCGAATCCTGAAGAACAAGATGGCCCGGGAGTATCTGGCCCTGGAGAAGCGCGGCGCCTCTCTGGAGGAGCTGGAGAAGGTCACCCTGGGCGGCCTGCGCCGGGCCGTGCTGGAGGGCGATGTGGAAATGGGTAGCGTCATGAGCGGCCAGGTGGCTGGTATGCTCCACGAGATCCGGCCCGTGGCCGAGATTTTCCGTGATCTGTATGAGAGCGGTATCGCACGGGCGAAGGCCACCGCCGCAGAATGGAGCGACGCAGAATGA
- the lpdA gene encoding dihydrolipoyl dehydrogenase, with amino-acid sequence MATEVLMPKLGLTMTEGTIEEWKFKEGDTVKKGDILFSVATDKLTNDVEAEEDGTLLKILLPEGETAPCKSVIAWIGAAGEAVPDAAGAAAPAAPAPAAPAAPAPAAAPAAAGQKTVIVVGGGPGGYVAAIRAAQLGAKVTLVEREHIGGTCLNIGCIPTKCLLHSAELVSEIKEQGADIGVKVSGVEVDFPQVIAHKNAISKQLTQGVAGLLKQNKVARVDGEASFTGPKTLSVKKSDGSVEEMTADAIIVATGSVNAQPPIPGLKENPNCIDSTGALSLEKLPKSMVVIGGGVIGLELACAYAAFGTKITVVEALDHMLPMLDGDLTAIGVKHMKKMGMEFNLECPVQAVEASPVGAKVVCKNKAGETVSFEAEKVLVAIGRKANTASLNLEAAGLANDRGRIIVNDKMETSVPGVYAIGDCVFGKAQLAHTASAMGEVAAENIMGIPAVYDEKTNPTCVYMEPEAASVGLTEEQCKAKGIDYKVGKFPLVANGKSLIINGGEGLVKIIADAKYEEVLGMHIIGPRATDLIAEGALALRLEATVDELISTIHSHPTVSESVRECALNVQKRAIHIKN; translated from the coding sequence ATGGCAACTGAAGTTCTGATGCCCAAGCTGGGTCTGACGATGACCGAGGGCACCATTGAAGAGTGGAAGTTCAAAGAGGGAGACACCGTCAAGAAGGGGGACATCCTGTTCTCCGTGGCGACCGATAAGCTGACCAACGACGTGGAGGCCGAGGAGGACGGCACCCTGCTGAAGATCCTGCTGCCGGAGGGCGAGACCGCCCCCTGCAAGAGCGTGATCGCCTGGATCGGCGCCGCCGGAGAGGCGGTTCCCGATGCTGCCGGCGCCGCGGCTCCCGCCGCACCCGCTCCCGCCGCTCCTGCTGCACCTGCCCCGGCTGCAGCCCCCGCCGCAGCTGGCCAGAAGACCGTTATCGTCGTGGGCGGCGGCCCCGGCGGCTATGTGGCTGCCATCCGGGCGGCCCAGCTGGGCGCCAAGGTGACCCTGGTGGAGCGCGAGCACATCGGCGGCACCTGCCTGAACATCGGCTGCATCCCCACCAAGTGCTTGCTGCACAGCGCGGAGCTGGTGTCCGAGATCAAGGAACAGGGTGCTGACATCGGCGTGAAGGTCTCCGGTGTGGAAGTGGATTTCCCCCAGGTGATCGCCCACAAGAACGCCATCAGCAAGCAGCTGACCCAGGGTGTTGCCGGTCTGCTGAAGCAGAACAAGGTCGCCCGCGTGGACGGCGAGGCCAGCTTCACCGGCCCCAAGACCCTCTCTGTGAAGAAGTCCGACGGCTCCGTGGAGGAGATGACCGCCGACGCCATCATCGTGGCCACCGGCTCCGTCAACGCCCAGCCGCCCATCCCCGGGCTGAAGGAGAATCCCAACTGCATCGACTCCACCGGTGCGCTGAGCCTGGAGAAGCTGCCCAAGAGCATGGTGGTCATCGGCGGCGGCGTCATCGGCCTGGAGCTGGCCTGCGCCTACGCGGCCTTCGGCACCAAGATCACCGTGGTGGAGGCACTGGACCACATGCTGCCCATGCTGGACGGCGACCTGACTGCCATCGGCGTGAAGCACATGAAGAAGATGGGCATGGAGTTCAACCTGGAGTGCCCGGTGCAGGCCGTGGAGGCCTCTCCCGTGGGCGCCAAGGTGGTCTGCAAGAACAAGGCCGGCGAGACCGTCAGCTTTGAGGCGGAGAAGGTGCTGGTGGCCATCGGCCGGAAGGCCAATACCGCCAGCCTGAACCTGGAGGCTGCCGGCCTTGCCAACGACCGGGGCCGGATCATCGTCAACGACAAGATGGAGACCAGCGTGCCCGGCGTGTACGCCATCGGCGACTGTGTCTTCGGCAAGGCCCAGCTGGCCCACACCGCCAGCGCCATGGGCGAAGTGGCTGCGGAGAACATCATGGGGATCCCTGCCGTGTATGACGAAAAGACCAACCCCACCTGTGTGTATATGGAGCCGGAGGCTGCCTCTGTCGGTCTGACCGAGGAGCAGTGCAAGGCCAAGGGCATCGACTACAAGGTGGGCAAGTTCCCGCTGGTGGCCAACGGCAAGTCCCTCATCATCAATGGCGGCGAGGGTCTGGTGAAGATCATCGCTGACGCCAAGTACGAGGAAGTGCTGGGTATGCACATCATCGGGCCCCGGGCTACGGACCTGATTGCCGAGGGTGCTCTGGCTCTGCGGCTGGAGGCCACCGTGGATGAGCTGATCTCCACGATCCACTCTCATCCCACGGTTTCCGAGTCCGTGCGGGAGTGCGCTCTGAACGTCCAGAAGCGCGCCATCCACATCAAGAACTGA
- the accD gene encoding acetyl-CoA carboxylase, carboxyltransferase subunit beta, with translation MNGVFAKRRARLLAMKAIRDNHIPGDKAITCPKCGQDSDRKSVAQNLSVCPKCGYHFPIGAYYRLSTILDPGSFRELFEKLPAADPLSFPGYRAKVEAAQRKTGLTEAVVTATGTIGGRKCVVGVLDSRFFMGSMSAAVGEKITLAIEYATKNRLPLILFAASGGARMQEGILSLMQMAKTSAALARFSEKGLLYISVFTDPTTGGVTASFASLGDIILAEPGALIGFAGPRVIQQTIGQTLPEGFQRAEFQEEHGFVDAVVPRLQMRDTLSQLLRLHEKGGRT, from the coding sequence ATGAACGGCGTCTTCGCCAAGCGCCGGGCGCGCCTGCTGGCCATGAAGGCCATCCGGGACAATCACATTCCCGGCGATAAAGCCATCACCTGTCCCAAGTGCGGGCAGGACAGCGACCGCAAATCCGTGGCGCAGAACCTGTCGGTCTGCCCCAAGTGCGGCTACCATTTCCCCATCGGCGCCTACTATCGACTCAGCACGATTCTGGACCCCGGCTCCTTCCGGGAGCTGTTTGAAAAGCTGCCTGCGGCGGACCCGCTCTCCTTCCCCGGCTACCGGGCCAAGGTGGAGGCCGCCCAGCGCAAGACCGGCCTGACGGAGGCCGTGGTCACCGCCACCGGCACCATCGGGGGCCGCAAATGCGTAGTGGGTGTGCTGGACAGCCGCTTCTTCATGGGCTCCATGAGTGCCGCCGTGGGTGAGAAGATCACCCTGGCCATTGAGTACGCCACCAAGAACCGCCTGCCCCTGATCCTGTTCGCCGCCAGCGGCGGTGCCCGGATGCAGGAGGGCATCCTCTCCCTGATGCAGATGGCCAAGACCAGTGCGGCGCTGGCCCGCTTCTCGGAGAAAGGGCTTTTGTATATTTCCGTCTTTACGGACCCCACCACTGGTGGGGTCACTGCCAGTTTCGCCTCTCTGGGCGATATCATCCTGGCGGAGCCCGGCGCTCTGATCGGCTTTGCCGGTCCCCGGGTCATCCAGCAGACCATCGGCCAGACCCTGCCGGAGGGCTTCCAGCGGGCGGAGTTCCAGGAGGAGCACGGCTTTGTGGACGCGGTGGTGCCGCGCCTTCAGATGCGGGACACCCTGTCCCAGCTGCTGCGGCTCCATGAGAAAGGGGGACGCACATGA
- the fabD gene encoding ACP S-malonyltransferase encodes MKLGFLYAGQGSQHAGMGADLYEAFSAFRAVYDHAEVDFDLKKVTFEDPDGIINQTRYTQPCMVAFAAGMTAVLREKGITPAVAAGLSLGEYSALHAAGVFDAATAIRLVAFRGKAMEEAAAGRESAMMAVLNLDRSPLQDACDAASDLGCVVIANYNCPGQLVIGGEKAAVEKAAAIAKEKGARRCLPLKVSGPFHTPLMAPAGNALREYFQGVAFADPQIPVIFNCLGDVKDDSTPIQELLVKQVQSSVFMEDSIRKMADMGVDAIVEIGPGKALSGFVKKTVPGIPVCAVETAADVENLPDTLEQLIKEKA; translated from the coding sequence ATGAAACTGGGCTTTTTGTACGCCGGTCAGGGCAGCCAGCATGCCGGCATGGGCGCCGATCTGTACGAGGCGTTTTCCGCTTTCCGGGCTGTTTACGACCATGCGGAAGTGGATTTTGACCTGAAGAAGGTCACCTTTGAGGACCCGGACGGCATCATCAACCAGACCCGCTACACCCAGCCCTGCATGGTGGCCTTTGCCGCCGGTATGACGGCGGTGCTGCGGGAGAAGGGCATCACCCCCGCTGTGGCGGCGGGCCTCTCCCTGGGTGAGTACTCCGCCCTTCACGCCGCCGGTGTGTTCGACGCCGCCACAGCTATCCGTCTGGTGGCTTTCCGGGGCAAGGCCATGGAGGAGGCGGCTGCCGGCCGGGAGAGCGCCATGATGGCCGTCCTGAATCTGGACCGCAGCCCCCTGCAGGATGCCTGCGACGCGGCCTCTGACCTGGGGTGCGTGGTAATCGCCAACTACAACTGTCCCGGCCAGCTGGTCATCGGCGGTGAGAAGGCCGCTGTGGAGAAGGCCGCCGCCATTGCCAAGGAGAAGGGCGCCCGCCGGTGCCTGCCCCTGAAGGTCAGCGGCCCCTTCCACACCCCCCTGATGGCCCCTGCCGGGAATGCCCTGCGGGAATACTTCCAGGGCGTGGCGTTTGCGGATCCCCAGATCCCCGTGATCTTCAACTGCCTGGGGGATGTGAAGGATGACAGCACCCCCATCCAGGAGCTGTTGGTGAAGCAGGTGCAGAGCAGCGTGTTCATGGAGGACTCCATCCGGAAGATGGCCGACATGGGCGTGGACGCCATCGTGGAGATCGGCCCGGGCAAAGCCCTCAGCGGTTTTGTGAAAAAGACCGTTCCCGGCATACCGGTCTGCGCGGTGGAGACCGCAGCGGATGTGGAGAACCTGCCCGACACGCTGGAACAACTGATAAAGGAGAAGGCATGA
- a CDS encoding beta-ketoacyl-ACP synthase III, with product MSGIKIRGTGRFAPAKIVTNDDLAKIVDTSDEWITTRTGIQTRHHCTTETHTDMCVGAARQALENAGISPEDIGACVVATFSSDYLSPSAACMVQRGLGLPHDAVCFDLNAACSGFLFAIHTMECLLAQAPRKYGLVIGAEMLSRFINWEDRGTCVLFGDGAGAVVVEWREDYPSIHAVLGCHGDPDMLGVTGAEKPAPARIFMHGQPTFKFAVKAVPYCIDQVLEKAVMAIEDVDFFVFHQANARIIDLAAKKYHIPPEKYYKNIQKYGNTSAASIPLVISELHDLGKVGPGSRVLVVGFGGGLTWGGALVEFA from the coding sequence ATGAGCGGAATCAAAATCAGAGGCACCGGCCGGTTCGCCCCTGCGAAAATCGTCACCAACGACGACCTGGCAAAAATCGTGGATACCAGCGACGAGTGGATCACCACCCGCACCGGCATCCAGACCCGCCACCACTGCACCACGGAGACCCACACGGATATGTGCGTGGGCGCCGCCCGGCAGGCGCTGGAAAACGCCGGGATTTCCCCGGAGGACATCGGCGCCTGCGTGGTGGCCACTTTCTCCTCCGACTACCTGTCCCCCTCTGCCGCCTGCATGGTGCAGCGGGGGCTGGGGCTGCCCCACGACGCGGTGTGCTTTGACCTGAATGCCGCATGCAGCGGCTTCCTGTTCGCCATCCACACCATGGAGTGCCTGCTGGCCCAGGCCCCCCGGAAGTACGGCCTGGTGATCGGCGCAGAGATGCTCTCCCGGTTCATCAACTGGGAGGACCGGGGCACCTGCGTCCTCTTCGGAGACGGCGCCGGCGCTGTGGTGGTGGAGTGGCGGGAGGACTATCCCTCCATCCACGCCGTTCTGGGCTGCCACGGCGACCCGGACATGCTGGGCGTCACCGGCGCGGAGAAGCCGGCGCCGGCCCGCATCTTCATGCACGGCCAGCCCACCTTCAAGTTCGCCGTTAAGGCAGTGCCCTACTGCATCGACCAGGTGCTGGAAAAGGCCGTCATGGCCATTGAGGACGTGGACTTCTTCGTCTTCCACCAGGCCAACGCCCGGATCATCGACCTGGCAGCCAAAAAGTACCACATCCCCCCGGAGAAGTACTACAAGAACATCCAGAAATACGGCAACACCTCCGCCGCCAGCATCCCCCTGGTCATCAGTGAGCTCCATGACCTGGGAAAGGTGGGGCCCGGCTCCCGGGTCCTGGTGGTGGGCTTCGGCGGCGGCCTCACCTGGGGCGGCGCCCTGGTGGAGTTCGCCTGA
- a CDS encoding acetyl-CoA carboxylase carboxyltransferase subunit alpha: MSEPLTAAQRVAIARHPQRPNITDYIQALFTDFFEQKGDRLCGEDAAILGGVALYHGRPVTVIGTRKGKTLEENLKCNFGMPNPEGYRKALRLMRQAEKFRRPILTFIDTSGAYPGLEAEAHGQGEAIARNLYEMSRLTVPVIALITGEGNSGGALALGVANRVLMLENSVYAILSPEGFASILWKDSARHEEACELMKLTAPDLLELGVIDGIIPEPEGGAHLAPAAHMRQVDRALSRCLAELSKESGAALAAGRYQKFRRMGAAPQKEEA; this comes from the coding sequence ATGAGCGAACCGCTGACCGCCGCCCAGCGGGTGGCCATTGCCCGCCACCCCCAGCGGCCCAATATCACAGATTATATTCAGGCGCTGTTCACAGACTTCTTTGAGCAGAAGGGCGACCGCCTCTGCGGCGAGGATGCCGCGATCTTGGGCGGCGTGGCCCTGTACCACGGCCGCCCTGTGACCGTCATCGGCACCCGGAAGGGCAAAACGCTGGAGGAGAACCTCAAGTGCAACTTCGGCATGCCCAATCCGGAAGGGTACCGCAAGGCTCTGCGGCTGATGCGCCAGGCGGAGAAGTTCCGCCGCCCCATCCTCACGTTTATCGACACCTCCGGCGCCTATCCTGGCCTGGAGGCCGAGGCCCACGGCCAGGGCGAGGCCATCGCCCGGAATCTCTATGAGATGAGCCGCCTCACCGTCCCCGTCATCGCCCTCATCACCGGCGAGGGCAACAGCGGCGGCGCGCTGGCGTTGGGCGTTGCCAACCGGGTGCTGATGCTGGAGAACTCTGTGTACGCCATCCTCTCTCCGGAGGGCTTCGCCTCCATTCTGTGGAAGGACTCCGCCAGACATGAGGAAGCCTGTGAGCTGATGAAGCTGACGGCGCCGGACCTGCTGGAGCTGGGCGTCATCGACGGCATCATCCCTGAGCCGGAGGGCGGCGCCCATCTGGCTCCCGCCGCCCACATGCGGCAGGTGGATCGGGCTCTGAGCCGCTGCCTGGCGGAGCTCTCCAAAGAGAGCGGAGCCGCTCTGGCCGCAGGCCGGTATCAAAAATTCAGACGCATGGGCGCAGCACCCCAGAAGGAGGAAGCATGA
- the gluQRS gene encoding tRNA glutamyl-Q(34) synthetase GluQRS, with protein MNGQGGQETMAVTGRFAPSPSGRIHLGNILCCLLAWLSARQKGGRVILRIEDLDIARCPRRYGEQMCRDIQWLGLDWDEGPVIGGPSGPYEQSRRTALYQAALRRLEAQGLVYPCFCTRAELHAASAPHREDGQVVYPGTCRGLTAEQAAERARRTGRAPALRLWVPEEEITFTDGHMGEYREWLPADCGDFLLRRSDGIFAYQLAVVVDDAAMGVTEVVRGADLLASTPRQLLLYRLLGLEAPAFYHFPLLLGSDGQRLSKRNADAGLDTLGERYTAPEILGKLAYLAGFNPSAEPRSGESLLEDFAWEKVPRADIRIPEGLF; from the coding sequence ATGAACGGACAAGGAGGGCAGGAGACCATGGCGGTGACCGGACGGTTTGCGCCGTCGCCAAGCGGGCGCATCCATTTGGGGAATATTTTGTGCTGCCTGCTGGCTTGGCTCAGCGCCCGGCAGAAGGGCGGGAGAGTGATCCTGCGGATCGAGGATCTGGATATCGCGCGATGTCCGCGGCGCTATGGGGAGCAGATGTGCCGGGACATCCAGTGGCTGGGACTGGACTGGGACGAGGGACCTGTCATCGGCGGCCCCAGCGGCCCCTATGAGCAGAGCCGGAGGACGGCGCTGTATCAGGCTGCTCTGAGGCGACTGGAGGCCCAGGGGCTGGTCTACCCCTGCTTCTGTACCCGGGCGGAGCTCCATGCCGCCAGTGCTCCCCACCGGGAGGATGGACAGGTGGTCTACCCGGGGACCTGCCGCGGTCTGACCGCGGAGCAGGCGGCAGAGCGGGCCCGGCGCACAGGCCGCGCCCCCGCCCTGCGGCTGTGGGTGCCGGAGGAGGAGATCACTTTCACCGACGGCCACATGGGGGAGTACAGGGAGTGGCTGCCTGCGGACTGCGGGGATTTTCTGCTGCGGCGGTCGGACGGCATATTTGCCTATCAACTGGCGGTGGTGGTGGATGACGCGGCCATGGGCGTCACAGAAGTAGTGCGGGGGGCGGACCTGCTGGCGTCCACCCCCAGACAGCTGCTGCTGTATCGGCTGCTGGGACTGGAGGCACCGGCGTTTTACCATTTCCCGCTGCTTCTGGGAAGCGATGGACAGCGGCTCAGCAAGCGGAACGCGGATGCAGGGCTGGACACGCTGGGAGAGCGGTATACGGCACCGGAAATCCTGGGAAAGCTGGCATATCTCGCAGGCTTCAACCCCTCGGCAGAACCCAGAAGCGGGGAGAGCCTGCTGGAGGACTTTGCCTGGGAGAAGGTCCCCAGAGCGGATATCCGCATTCCGGAGGGACTGTTTTGA
- the fabG gene encoding 3-oxoacyl-[acyl-carrier-protein] reductase produces MNFAGKTAVVTGGSRGIGRAICEELARGGANVVLCYAGRAEAAQETVTACEDLGAKALAVQCNVADEAQVKALMDAAVKEFGRIDILVNNAGVTRDGLVMMMKEADFDAVIDTNLKGTFLCMKAVSRIMMKQRYGRIVNLSSVVGLRGNAGQVNYAASKAGVVGMTKSLAKELASRGVTVNAVAPGFIETDMTAAMPQAAKDAMMPTIPMQRLGAPEDVAKAVAFLASDEAAYVTGQVLAVDGGMAM; encoded by the coding sequence ATGAATTTTGCTGGAAAGACCGCCGTGGTCACCGGCGGCAGCCGGGGCATCGGCCGGGCCATCTGCGAGGAGCTGGCCCGGGGCGGCGCCAATGTGGTGCTGTGCTACGCCGGCCGGGCGGAAGCTGCCCAGGAGACCGTGACCGCTTGCGAGGACCTGGGTGCCAAGGCCCTGGCCGTGCAGTGCAACGTGGCGGACGAGGCCCAGGTGAAGGCCCTGATGGATGCCGCTGTGAAGGAATTCGGCCGGATTGACATTCTGGTGAACAATGCCGGCGTCACCCGGGACGGCCTTGTGATGATGATGAAGGAGGCCGACTTCGACGCGGTGATCGACACCAACCTGAAAGGCACCTTCCTGTGCATGAAGGCCGTGTCCCGAATCATGATGAAGCAGCGGTACGGCCGGATCGTGAACCTCTCCAGCGTGGTGGGCCTCCGGGGCAACGCCGGCCAGGTGAACTACGCCGCCAGCAAGGCGGGTGTGGTAGGCATGACCAAGTCCCTGGCCAAGGAGCTGGCCTCCCGGGGCGTGACGGTCAACGCCGTGGCCCCCGGCTTCATTGAGACGGACATGACCGCTGCCATGCCCCAGGCCGCCAAGGACGCCATGATGCCCACCATCCCTATGCAGCGGCTGGGTGCACCGGAGGATGTGGCAAAGGCCGTGGCCTTCCTGGCCAGCGACGAGGCCGCCTATGTCACCGGCCAGGTCCTGGCCGTCGACGGGGGCATGGCGATGTGA
- the fabZ gene encoding 3-hydroxyacyl-ACP dehydratase FabZ — MANELNSNQIAQILPHRFPFALVDRITDYEPGQWAKGRKCVSVNEQFFCGHFPQEHVMPGVLILEAMAQVGAVAILSLPENQGKIALFGGVKNARFRRKVTPGDVLEMECVLTKRRGPVGIGECKATVNGELACTAELTFAIGAE; from the coding sequence ATGGCAAACGAATTGAATTCCAACCAGATCGCGCAGATCCTACCCCACCGGTTCCCCTTTGCTCTGGTGGACCGGATCACCGATTACGAGCCCGGCCAGTGGGCCAAGGGCCGCAAGTGCGTCAGCGTCAATGAGCAGTTCTTCTGCGGCCACTTCCCCCAGGAGCACGTCATGCCCGGTGTGCTGATCTTGGAGGCCATGGCCCAGGTGGGCGCCGTGGCCATCCTCTCCCTGCCGGAGAACCAGGGCAAGATCGCCCTGTTCGGCGGCGTGAAAAACGCCCGCTTCCGCCGGAAGGTGACCCCCGGCGACGTGCTGGAAATGGAGTGCGTTCTCACCAAGCGCCGCGGGCCGGTGGGCATCGGCGAGTGCAAGGCCACGGTCAACGGCGAACTGGCCTGTACGGCGGAACTGACCTTCGCCATCGGTGCGGAATGA